From the genome of Candidatus Marinimicrobia bacterium CG08_land_8_20_14_0_20_45_22:
CTTTTCGATATGTCGCTACATAGCCGTAAATCAATCCTGTTATGAACGCCGCTATGAAATCAATCCTGAACAATAAAATCAGGAACAACGGAATGAGCGGCGTCAGATATGCCGACCAATGAATTTTTCGCTCTTCTGCCGATTTTGACCATAGCGCTCGCAAAATATTCCAGATAAACAGCGTACTCAAAACAACACCGATTATCCATTTAAAACCTTTTCCAACAAAGTTTAAACCGGATTTAAATACCTGTTTAAATAAATCGTCGGCTGAATGATATATCAAAAATCCGGCGCCGATGATCAGAATAATTGCTACGGTTTTCATTATAATTTTTTTCAGACTTAGATCGTGTCCGTCGCGGTACAACTGGATTGTGATATAAATCAGCGCAACAACAAACGTCATCCCAAACATCATCAGTGCAAAAGGTTTGATTTCATCGACAGATAAATTCATCACATTGATATAGAGCGCCCAGTTTCCGGCATTGAGAATCCCGCCGATACTTAGTCCGAACAGGAAAATACCGATGACGGTCATCTGACCGATTCCGATGGACGACATGATTGGCAAAACGATCGTCGCGACCATAATGATTGCGCCCAGACCGCCGAGTGTTGTAAAGAGCAAAGCAATGAGCGACAGCATGAGAACGGCGATGCTCCATGGATTATCGCCGGCGAGTTCCGCGCCGATCTTGATAAAATTTTCGGCGACTTTCGTCTTTTGTAAAAAAATACTCAACATGCTTCCGAAGAATGCGACTGTATAAGCCGTGTGCAACCGGAGCGTTCCCTGTCCGATAACTAATTGAATCGTATCTTGGAGCGAAACGCCGCCGATCAATGGTATTAAAAACGCCATGACCGGCAGAGCGATCAGGGCGGGAATTTTCCGAAAGAACA
Proteins encoded in this window:
- a CDS encoding citrate transporter codes for the protein MEIIQITLFIGLFLIISLAMFFRKIPALIALPVMAFLIPLIGGVSLQDTIQLVIGQGTLRLHTAYTVAFFGSMLSIFLQKTKVAENFIKIGAELAGDNPWSIAVLMLSLIALLFTTLGGLGAIIMVATIVLPIMSSIGIGQMTVIGIFLFGLSIGGILNAGNWALYINVMNLSVDEIKPFALMMFGMTFVVALIYITIQLYRDGHDLSLKKIIMKTVAIILIIGAGFLIYHSADDLFKQVFKSGLNFVGKGFKWIIGVVLSTLFIWNILRALWSKSAEERKIHWSAYLTPLIPLFLILLFRIDFIAAFITGLIYGYVATYRKGSLNLFIRSIFEGGAVVMPAIVLMFGIGMLLNAIIGPSGSWAVEHPEGWPVLNLLQPVMQSVIPHSPWAYVMIFGLAAPLALYRGPLNVWGMGYGLAAILLASGMNAGAIMGMLMAVGQVQGISDPTNTHNVWLANEMQQDVQKVLWNTIPYTWAVAILGLIVAAVWFM